In a single window of the Polynucleobacter sp. MWH-UH24A genome:
- a CDS encoding TauD/TfdA family dioxygenase, translated as MRTNQAINAVGSIPKAIDGPCAWRGSDLAQKSDWIVQWTSAQVAELERAAEHFASTGLALENITPESFPLQNLSSLIGGQLQELLHGRGFVMLRGLPIANWSIEKAATIYMGIGRHMGSLRSSNGKGHLLGHVRDQGAKVEAGARFYQTNKKLDYHTDSADIVGLLCLQKAKQGGESFIASSMAVYNELVKRRPDLIPAMFTPYPTDRRGEVPEGRDPWFEIPIFNWYHGELSCVYLRHYIEEAQRRFPNAPRLTKEQVEVMDLIDAILQEPGFPLQMAFEPGDIQLLHNHQILHSRNDFENWPEPERHRHLLRLWIAPPSGRPLPDYFASRWGNVTPGDRGGIIVPGTKLSVELST; from the coding sequence ATGAGAACCAATCAAGCAATTAATGCAGTGGGCAGCATCCCCAAAGCGATTGATGGACCTTGCGCATGGCGAGGATCTGACCTTGCTCAGAAATCCGATTGGATTGTGCAGTGGACCTCCGCACAAGTCGCCGAACTCGAGCGTGCAGCAGAGCACTTTGCTAGCACTGGACTTGCGCTTGAGAACATTACGCCTGAGAGTTTTCCCCTTCAAAACCTAAGTTCATTGATTGGGGGGCAATTGCAAGAGCTCTTGCATGGTCGTGGTTTTGTGATGCTTCGAGGTTTGCCGATCGCAAACTGGTCGATAGAGAAGGCTGCCACTATTTACATGGGGATTGGTCGCCATATGGGTAGTTTGCGTAGCTCCAACGGTAAGGGCCATCTTTTGGGTCATGTGCGCGATCAAGGTGCCAAGGTTGAAGCGGGCGCACGTTTTTACCAAACCAACAAGAAGCTGGATTACCACACTGACTCTGCTGATATTGTGGGTCTCTTATGTCTCCAGAAAGCGAAGCAGGGCGGAGAGTCCTTCATTGCAAGTTCAATGGCAGTCTACAACGAACTCGTGAAGCGCCGCCCCGATTTAATCCCAGCGATGTTTACCCCATATCCCACCGATCGTCGTGGCGAGGTGCCTGAAGGCCGTGACCCATGGTTTGAGATCCCGATCTTTAACTGGTATCACGGTGAACTATCGTGCGTTTATCTGCGCCACTATATTGAGGAAGCGCAACGCCGCTTTCCGAATGCTCCGCGCTTAACTAAAGAGCAAGTGGAGGTGATGGATTTGATCGATGCAATCTTGCAAGAACCCGGTTTCCCATTGCAAATGGCGTTTGAGCCGGGCGATATTCAGCTCTTGCACAACCATCAAATTCTGCACTCCAGAAATGACTTTGAGAACTGGCCTGAGCCTGAGCGTCACCGTCATTTGCTAAGACTCTGGATTGCCCCGCCATCGGGCCGCCCATTACCCGATTACTTTGCCTCCCGCTGGGGCAATGTCACGCCTGGCGACCGGGGTGGCATTATCGTGCCGGGTACCAAACTCTCCGTAGAGCTGAGCACCTAA
- the eno gene encoding phosphopyruvate hydratase has protein sequence MSAIVDIIGREILDSRGNPTVECDVLLESGVMARAAVPSGASTGSREAIELRDGDASRYLGKGVLKAVENINTKIAETVLGLDASEQAFLDRTLNDLDGTHNKAGLGANATLAVSMAVARAAAEEAGLPLYRYFGGSGAMQLPVPMMNIVNGGAHANNSLDIQEFMIMPVGVDSFREALRCGAEVFHALKKILHDKNMPTSVGDEGGFAPNFKSNQECLETILCAIEKAGYHPGDNVLLALDCAASEFYNDGKYHLSGEGLQLSSTEFADYLGNLANQFPIVSIEDGMHESDWDGWATLTQKLGQTIQLVGDDLFVTNTRILKEGIDKGIANSILIKINQIGTLTETFAAIEMAKRANYTAVISHRSGETEDSTIADIAVGTNAGQIKTGSLSRSDRIAKYNQLLRIEEDLGDVASYPGKAAFYNLHNLK, from the coding sequence ATGAGCGCAATTGTTGACATTATTGGTCGAGAGATCTTGGACTCGCGTGGCAATCCCACCGTTGAGTGCGATGTTCTACTTGAGTCCGGTGTGATGGCACGAGCTGCCGTTCCATCGGGTGCATCGACCGGTTCTCGTGAGGCGATTGAGTTACGCGACGGTGATGCCTCTCGTTATCTTGGCAAAGGCGTACTAAAAGCGGTTGAGAACATCAATACCAAAATCGCAGAAACCGTATTGGGTTTGGATGCCAGTGAGCAGGCCTTTTTGGATCGCACCCTAAACGACCTTGACGGTACCCACAATAAAGCGGGACTTGGAGCCAATGCGACGTTGGCGGTATCAATGGCCGTGGCTCGTGCTGCAGCAGAAGAGGCAGGCTTACCCCTCTATCGCTATTTTGGCGGCTCAGGTGCTATGCAATTGCCAGTGCCGATGATGAACATCGTCAATGGTGGCGCTCATGCGAACAATAGCTTAGATATTCAGGAGTTCATGATCATGCCAGTGGGTGTGGACAGCTTTCGGGAAGCACTGCGCTGTGGTGCCGAGGTCTTTCATGCGCTCAAGAAAATATTGCACGATAAAAATATGCCAACCTCGGTGGGTGATGAAGGCGGCTTTGCCCCCAACTTCAAGAGTAACCAAGAGTGCTTAGAAACCATTCTGTGTGCGATTGAGAAAGCGGGCTATCACCCCGGTGACAATGTGTTGCTGGCCTTAGATTGCGCGGCAAGCGAGTTCTATAACGATGGTAAATACCATTTATCGGGTGAAGGCTTGCAACTCAGTTCTACCGAGTTTGCCGATTACCTTGGCAATCTGGCTAATCAGTTTCCGATTGTGTCGATTGAAGATGGAATGCATGAGAGTGATTGGGATGGTTGGGCAACCCTCACCCAAAAATTGGGTCAAACAATTCAACTCGTTGGCGACGATCTCTTTGTCACCAACACTCGCATCCTCAAAGAGGGCATTGACAAAGGCATTGCTAACTCGATTCTGATCAAAATTAATCAAATCGGTACGCTCACCGAGACCTTTGCAGCGATTGAGATGGCTAAACGCGCCAATTACACCGCCGTCATCTCCCATCGCTCTGGTGAAACCGAAGACAGCACGATTGCCGATATTGCAGTGGGCACCAATGCCGGCCAAATCAAAACCGGTTCACTCTCGCGCTCTGACCGAATTGCTAAATACAATCAGCTCTTGCGCATCGAGGAGGATTTGGGTGATGTAGCGAGCTATCCTGGTAAAGCAGCGTTCTACAACTTGCACAATCTAAAGTAA
- a CDS encoding LysR family transcriptional regulator: MDRIQGISLFIRVVETGSFSKAASSLGITQPTATKHVAALEKRLGSLLLHRSTRGVTPTEIGKIYYEKCKTIIHEVEDAENLAGLLQSEVQGKLNISSSVAFGRRVLTPLVLRFMQEHPQLQVSLNLDDRYINLVEEGVDLAIRMGRLSDSSLGARFLGLNPWVLVATPEYLMQAGTPSIPSDLSRHTALIYSSVQGDHRWQFTGRDGSNKSIQVQGPLYSNNLSALLSATRQHLGIAALPWYVAHTSVQSRHLKPLLEDWTMPAQEIHAVYSSPRLLTSKVSKLIDWLAGQFKGNWWAREIGS; encoded by the coding sequence ATGGATCGAATTCAAGGCATCTCCTTATTCATACGGGTAGTTGAAACTGGCTCTTTCAGTAAGGCTGCAAGCAGTTTGGGTATTACCCAACCGACGGCCACGAAACACGTCGCTGCCCTGGAAAAGCGCTTGGGGTCTCTGTTACTTCACCGCAGTACCCGTGGGGTAACCCCCACTGAAATTGGGAAGATCTATTACGAGAAGTGCAAAACGATTATTCATGAGGTTGAGGACGCTGAGAACCTGGCGGGTCTCTTGCAATCTGAGGTGCAGGGCAAACTCAATATTAGTAGCTCGGTAGCCTTTGGTCGACGCGTTTTAACCCCACTGGTCCTGCGGTTCATGCAAGAGCATCCTCAGTTGCAGGTGAGCCTCAATTTAGATGACCGCTACATTAATTTGGTCGAGGAAGGTGTTGACCTCGCCATTCGGATGGGGCGATTATCCGATTCCAGTTTGGGTGCGCGCTTTTTAGGACTCAATCCCTGGGTCCTTGTTGCTACCCCTGAGTACCTCATGCAAGCTGGTACACCCTCGATTCCAAGCGATTTGAGTCGTCACACCGCACTGATTTACAGCTCGGTTCAAGGAGACCATCGCTGGCAATTTACAGGTCGCGACGGCTCGAACAAGTCCATTCAGGTGCAAGGCCCCCTCTACTCCAATAATCTTTCAGCACTTCTATCAGCCACCAGACAACATCTCGGTATTGCTGCCCTACCTTGGTATGTGGCCCATACCTCGGTCCAAAGTCGTCACCTCAAACCCCTCCTCGAGGATTGGACTATGCCTGCTCAAGAGATTCATGCGGTCTATAGCTCACCACGACTTCTGACCAGCAAGGTCAGTAAATTAATCGATTGGCTGGCAGGTCAATTTAAGGGAAACTGGTGGGCCAGGGAAATCGGGTCATAA
- a CDS encoding thiamine pyrophosphate-binding protein, with protein MAERLGAHSLVDAFKAQGVNSIFTLSGNHIMPIFDAVIDEPIKLIHTRHEAATVHMADAYARLSGKVGIAMVTGGPGHANAVSALYTAAMAESPVVLLSGHAPLNQLGKGAFQEMSQADIAAPLCKASWTCRGPQYLAADFQLACAIAQSGRPGPVHLSLPADALENPLPNASTTPSPSAPKLTLNAPLTSEKAQSIVTQLRAAQKPVVIVGPRGCYRYAKQLHALSKALGVPVIATESPRGVGDPSLGAFAEVLAQSDCVLLLEKRLDFTLKFGNAPTFKADARFMQIDSEANELKRSQNALGSRLEMALQADLSSSMDALLHAAQSVPTKTQDASWLPWVNESIAYRPTTWSTATSKTPNHAHPGRAMLALQAILDSHPDSVLVIDGGEIGQWAQACLHAPNRVINGVAGSIGAALPFATAAAFTKPGVPVVAVMGDGTFGFHSSELDTAVRYQLPFIGVVGNDACWNAEYQIQIREYGQERAKGCELLPSRYDQVALAFGGAGELVTDALDVLPAAQRLQAKGLPAILNILIEGLPAPNLKRS; from the coding sequence ATGGCAGAACGGCTTGGCGCGCATTCATTGGTGGATGCCTTTAAAGCACAGGGTGTAAATTCAATTTTTACGCTTTCGGGTAATCACATCATGCCAATTTTTGATGCGGTGATTGATGAACCCATTAAATTAATTCATACGCGTCATGAGGCAGCAACGGTTCACATGGCCGATGCGTATGCTCGCTTGAGTGGCAAAGTAGGCATCGCGATGGTGACCGGTGGTCCAGGTCATGCCAATGCAGTGTCGGCGCTGTACACCGCCGCCATGGCCGAATCCCCAGTCGTGCTCTTATCGGGTCATGCTCCTTTGAATCAATTGGGCAAAGGCGCATTCCAAGAAATGTCCCAAGCGGATATTGCAGCGCCTTTATGCAAAGCGTCATGGACCTGTAGAGGACCGCAGTATCTCGCTGCAGATTTTCAGTTAGCGTGTGCGATTGCCCAATCCGGACGACCAGGACCCGTTCATCTCAGTTTGCCTGCCGATGCTCTTGAGAACCCTTTACCAAATGCCTCTACAACACCAAGTCCCAGCGCACCCAAACTCACACTAAACGCCCCCCTCACTTCTGAGAAAGCGCAGTCGATCGTTACGCAACTGCGTGCTGCTCAAAAGCCAGTTGTGATCGTCGGTCCGCGCGGTTGCTATCGGTACGCGAAGCAACTCCATGCATTGAGTAAAGCGCTTGGCGTCCCAGTCATCGCAACGGAGAGTCCTCGCGGCGTGGGCGATCCGAGCTTGGGTGCGTTTGCCGAGGTTCTTGCGCAAAGCGATTGTGTCTTACTGCTTGAGAAACGCTTGGACTTCACACTCAAATTTGGGAACGCACCAACGTTTAAGGCCGATGCACGCTTTATGCAAATTGATTCCGAGGCTAATGAACTCAAACGATCTCAGAATGCGCTCGGTTCACGCTTAGAGATGGCACTGCAAGCGGATTTATCGTCTTCGATGGATGCCCTACTGCATGCGGCGCAGAGTGTGCCTACCAAAACGCAGGATGCCAGTTGGCTACCATGGGTGAATGAATCAATTGCCTATCGTCCCACTACTTGGTCGACCGCCACATCCAAGACGCCCAATCATGCGCATCCGGGCAGAGCAATGCTTGCCTTACAAGCCATTCTCGACTCCCATCCAGATTCAGTATTGGTGATTGATGGTGGTGAAATTGGTCAATGGGCTCAAGCCTGTCTGCATGCCCCAAATCGTGTGATTAATGGTGTTGCTGGTTCGATTGGTGCCGCACTTCCTTTTGCCACTGCGGCAGCGTTCACCAAGCCTGGGGTTCCGGTCGTTGCGGTCATGGGGGATGGCACCTTTGGCTTTCATTCATCCGAACTCGATACTGCCGTTCGTTATCAACTGCCATTCATTGGTGTGGTGGGAAATGATGCCTGCTGGAATGCCGAGTATCAGATTCAGATACGGGAATATGGTCAAGAACGGGCCAAGGGATGTGAGCTTTTACCATCCCGCTATGATCAGGTTGCACTCGCCTTTGGTGGTGCCGGTGAACTAGTCACCGATGCGCTTGATGTCTTACCCGCTGCGCAGCGCTTACAAGCCAAAGGCTTACCGGCGATCTTGAACATTTTGATCGAGGGCCTACCTGCCCCGAATCTCAAGCGCAGCTAG
- a CDS encoding M48 family metallopeptidase, whose translation MHLIYQPRFIQTVISVLVACCLLVACANTSRPGVVGVERSQFMMISAAQIDRMSAISYEQQAKAAQKKKILITSGPEYERLKTIANRLIPQTAVFRDDTRNWNWGLQLIDSPIVNATCAPGGRITFYSGIINKLNLTDDEIAAIMGHEIAHAVREHGREQVSQALAQNIISNVALAAAGAGSAQSIDAANQIMQYVLVLPNSRQNEREADAIGLELAARGGYDPRAAITLWQKMSKESQGKNPPEFLSTHPSNENRIKELSALIPKVMPLYEAAKRNSATK comes from the coding sequence ATGCACCTGATCTATCAACCAAGGTTTATTCAAACCGTGATTAGTGTTTTGGTGGCATGCTGCCTCTTGGTGGCATGTGCCAATACCAGTCGTCCTGGGGTCGTTGGAGTCGAGCGCTCTCAGTTCATGATGATCTCCGCAGCGCAAATTGATCGGATGTCCGCCATTAGTTATGAGCAACAGGCCAAGGCGGCGCAGAAGAAAAAGATACTCATTACCAGTGGCCCTGAATATGAGCGCCTTAAGACCATTGCCAATCGCTTGATTCCGCAGACGGCGGTATTTCGGGACGATACGCGTAATTGGAACTGGGGTCTGCAGTTAATTGATTCCCCCATTGTGAACGCCACCTGTGCACCCGGTGGTCGCATTACCTTTTATAGCGGGATTATTAATAAACTCAACTTAACCGATGATGAGATTGCTGCCATCATGGGTCATGAGATTGCTCATGCGGTTCGGGAGCATGGGCGTGAGCAGGTCTCGCAAGCACTTGCTCAAAACATCATTAGTAATGTTGCGCTTGCCGCAGCAGGCGCAGGTTCGGCTCAATCGATTGATGCGGCCAATCAAATCATGCAGTACGTGTTGGTATTGCCAAACTCGCGGCAGAATGAACGTGAAGCCGATGCGATTGGCTTAGAGCTAGCGGCGCGTGGCGGCTATGATCCGCGGGCTGCCATTACATTGTGGCAAAAGATGAGTAAAGAGAGTCAGGGCAAGAACCCCCCTGAGTTTTTATCGACCCATCCTTCCAATGAGAATCGCATTAAGGAGCTTTCTGCATTAATACCCAAAGTGATGCCCTTGTACGAGGCAGCGAAGCGGAACAGCGCAACCAAATAA
- a CDS encoding tripartite tricarboxylate transporter substrate binding protein, with amino-acid sequence MLKSSKRLIGKSILVGLVASAFGISPALAQNYPNKTITLIAPYAAGGDSDFSGRNLAAVASKMIGQPVVVQNVVGASGTIGSQKVRTSPPDGYTLLVSRGGSQAITPALDSNTPYKWNDFTMISLLDFNPVVCVVKNDAPYKNMKDLIDAIRANPGKLNYASAGPGTTQHLAVEVMLSQLGLPSTAAMMIPYKGGGEATTALLGGQVQFICNNLTTMVGQIKGGAMRALVTSTPNRLKDFPDVPTAKEMGISNLEQVMGWSGLYGPPGMPAEVVNKWQAVLKEVAKDPAWLRGNDTVGAIPAIRSPQDTEKFAREQFELYSKLGTQLNLKK; translated from the coding sequence ATGCTGAAGTCTAGTAAACGCCTGATCGGCAAATCAATTCTTGTGGGGCTGGTGGCCAGTGCGTTTGGCATAAGTCCTGCGCTTGCGCAAAACTACCCCAACAAAACCATTACCTTGATTGCTCCCTATGCTGCTGGGGGTGACAGCGATTTCTCGGGCCGCAATCTCGCTGCGGTAGCGAGCAAGATGATTGGTCAACCGGTTGTTGTTCAAAACGTAGTGGGCGCATCGGGAACCATTGGTTCACAAAAAGTACGCACCTCACCACCAGATGGCTATACCTTATTGGTATCGCGCGGTGGATCGCAAGCCATTACTCCAGCACTGGATAGTAATACGCCCTACAAATGGAATGATTTCACGATGATCTCGTTGTTGGATTTCAATCCGGTGGTGTGTGTGGTTAAAAATGACGCACCCTACAAGAACATGAAAGATTTGATTGATGCGATCCGTGCTAACCCCGGTAAGCTCAACTACGCATCTGCCGGTCCTGGTACCACGCAGCATTTAGCGGTAGAAGTGATGCTCAGTCAACTTGGATTGCCATCAACTGCAGCCATGATGATCCCCTACAAAGGAGGCGGTGAAGCAACAACTGCGTTATTAGGTGGTCAAGTGCAATTTATTTGCAACAATCTAACCACCATGGTTGGCCAAATTAAGGGCGGTGCAATGCGTGCGTTAGTTACATCAACCCCTAACCGCCTCAAAGACTTCCCTGATGTGCCTACCGCTAAAGAAATGGGTATCAGTAACCTCGAGCAAGTCATGGGATGGAGTGGTTTATATGGACCCCCAGGGATGCCTGCTGAGGTAGTGAACAAATGGCAAGCTGTTTTGAAGGAAGTCGCGAAAGACCCAGCTTGGTTGCGCGGTAACGATACCGTTGGTGCAATCCCAGCGATTCGTTCACCCCAAGATACTGAGAAATTTGCCCGGGAGCAATTTGAGCTCTATAGCAAATTAGGAACACAACTGAACCTAAAGAAATAA
- the ftsB gene encoding cell division protein FtsB: MRLIIYSMLGLLIVIQYPLWFGQGGWLKAYELERQLEAQIQKNKALEIRNNKLAGDVKDLKEGTRAIEERARSEHGMIKEGEYFVQIVPKDGVPQNPNLAPAPTAPKQ; the protein is encoded by the coding sequence ATGCGCCTGATTATCTACTCGATGCTGGGATTGCTGATCGTGATTCAGTACCCGCTGTGGTTTGGTCAGGGTGGATGGTTAAAGGCCTACGAGTTAGAGCGTCAGCTTGAAGCCCAGATCCAAAAAAATAAAGCCTTAGAAATTCGGAACAATAAACTCGCCGGTGACGTGAAGGATTTAAAAGAGGGCACGCGCGCCATTGAAGAGCGGGCTCGATCCGAGCACGGGATGATTAAAGAAGGTGAGTATTTTGTGCAGATTGTTCCTAAGGACGGCGTTCCTCAGAACCCCAATCTTGCCCCGGCACCAACTGCTCCAAAGCAATAA
- the gltX gene encoding glutamate--tRNA ligase, whose product MPMRIRTRFAPSPTGFIHLGNLRSALYPWAFARSKGGDFILRIEDTDQERSSLEAVEVILEGMHWLGLDPDEGPIYQMQRMDRYREVLKQMLADGSAYYCYMSEDELNRLRDQQMANKEKPRYNGFWRPEPGKTLPEPPKDGLPVIRFKNPIGGSVIWKDAVKGLIEISNDELDDLIIARPDGTPTYNFCVVVDDLDMQITHVIRGDDHVNNTPRQINIMKALGGTPPVYAHLPTVLDESGEKMSKRNGALSVRDYQKMGYLPEAVLNYLARLGWSHGDAEIFTQEQFVKWFDLEHLGRSPAQHNPEKLLWLNHHYIQQGDAKRLVQLCMPFIHQQGIDLSQGPDFESVVHLLKDRANTLLEIVEGAKLFYQGRPNLNSEQIAQNIPTAVIPAIADFRERLIASNPKSKEEVASQLKATLAQFQLKMPALAMPIRYALFATTQTPALDAVIAVMGKDEVIERLTKIG is encoded by the coding sequence CTGCCCATGCGTATTCGAACCCGTTTTGCCCCAAGCCCAACCGGCTTTATTCATTTAGGTAACCTGCGAAGTGCGTTATATCCATGGGCCTTTGCCAGAAGTAAAGGTGGGGACTTTATCTTGCGGATTGAAGATACCGATCAAGAGCGCTCCTCACTCGAGGCCGTTGAGGTCATTTTAGAAGGAATGCATTGGCTTGGCTTGGATCCGGATGAAGGGCCAATCTATCAAATGCAACGCATGGATCGCTATCGTGAAGTTCTCAAGCAGATGCTTGCTGATGGCTCGGCATATTACTGTTATATGAGCGAAGACGAACTCAATCGTTTACGTGATCAGCAAATGGCTAATAAAGAGAAGCCACGCTATAACGGCTTCTGGCGTCCTGAGCCAGGCAAGACATTGCCAGAGCCCCCAAAAGATGGTTTACCAGTGATTCGTTTTAAAAACCCGATTGGCGGCTCCGTCATTTGGAAGGATGCGGTCAAAGGATTAATTGAAATCAGTAACGATGAGCTCGATGATCTCATCATCGCTCGTCCTGATGGCACCCCCACCTATAACTTTTGTGTGGTGGTTGATGATCTCGACATGCAGATTACCCATGTGATTCGGGGTGATGATCACGTGAACAACACCCCTCGGCAAATCAACATCATGAAAGCCCTCGGTGGGACGCCACCGGTCTACGCGCACTTACCAACAGTCTTGGATGAAAGTGGCGAGAAGATGAGCAAGCGTAATGGTGCTCTGAGTGTGCGCGACTATCAAAAAATGGGCTATTTGCCTGAGGCCGTTCTAAATTACCTTGCTCGATTGGGTTGGTCACATGGCGACGCTGAAATTTTTACCCAAGAGCAGTTTGTGAAATGGTTTGATCTGGAGCACTTGGGGCGCTCACCCGCACAACATAACCCTGAAAAATTACTCTGGCTCAATCATCACTATATCCAGCAAGGTGATGCAAAGCGCCTTGTGCAGTTATGTATGCCGTTTATTCATCAGCAGGGGATTGATCTCTCGCAGGGTCCTGATTTTGAGTCCGTAGTTCACTTACTTAAGGATCGAGCAAATACCCTATTAGAGATAGTGGAGGGAGCTAAGCTTTTTTATCAGGGTCGACCCAATCTAAATAGCGAGCAAATTGCACAAAATATCCCGACCGCCGTGATTCCAGCTATCGCAGATTTTAGAGAGCGACTAATAGCATCAAATCCCAAAAGCAAAGAAGAGGTTGCTAGTCAATTAAAAGCCACGCTAGCCCAGTTTCAACTCAAGATGCCAGCCTTGGCAATGCCAATCCGGTATGCATTATTTGCCACCACCCAAACACCAGCACTCGATGCAGTGATTGCAGTGATGGGCAAAGACGAAGTCATCGAGCGTCTGACAAAAATAGGCTAA
- a CDS encoding Hsp33 family molecular chaperone HslO yields MNQLLVFVCDGAPVRGEFVSIGSAWQNIVALRKDPPAVQKVMGEFVAAATLLTASIKLDGTLMIQAQSKGPIQLLVVECTSQLEIRASVSLNPDFGEIPDNATLAELLDAEGSGRLAITLDPIDRKPSQTPYQGIVALKRPSSTHPGLDEPIETVSEAIMQYMQHSEQIDTRIWLTSSSQSLGGFLLQRMPDAGGASQYDPKMMAEGWERIQMLGSTITNEELLEVSPETLLRRLFLEESERFGVRSFPIRLIRFACRCSRERVADVIRMLGQEEVDSILAELGAVETRCDFCGMQYRFDAVDCKQALTSATLSDAVRPASKGH; encoded by the coding sequence ATGAATCAGCTTTTGGTCTTTGTATGCGATGGAGCCCCCGTTCGGGGTGAATTTGTTTCGATTGGAAGTGCCTGGCAGAACATAGTGGCCTTACGCAAGGATCCACCGGCAGTGCAAAAGGTAATGGGTGAGTTTGTTGCAGCCGCCACCCTCCTGACTGCTAGCATTAAGCTTGATGGCACCCTCATGATTCAGGCACAGAGTAAGGGGCCGATTCAACTTTTGGTGGTTGAATGCACCTCTCAACTTGAAATTCGGGCAAGCGTTTCTCTCAATCCTGATTTTGGTGAAATTCCTGACAATGCCACGCTTGCCGAGTTACTCGATGCGGAGGGCTCTGGGCGTTTAGCCATCACCCTCGATCCGATCGATCGCAAACCTTCCCAAACGCCGTATCAAGGTATTGTGGCATTAAAACGGCCATCCTCCACCCACCCCGGTCTTGATGAACCGATTGAAACGGTGAGTGAGGCCATCATGCAATACATGCAACACTCGGAACAAATTGATACGCGCATCTGGCTTACCTCCAGCTCACAATCCTTAGGCGGATTTTTATTACAACGCATGCCCGATGCCGGTGGCGCCTCGCAATACGATCCCAAGATGATGGCCGAGGGCTGGGAACGAATTCAGATGCTTGGAAGCACCATTACCAATGAAGAACTCCTCGAGGTTTCACCAGAGACCTTATTGCGTCGCTTGTTTTTAGAAGAATCCGAACGGTTTGGTGTGCGCAGCTTTCCAATACGCCTCATTCGCTTTGCCTGCCGCTGCTCGCGTGAGCGGGTTGCGGATGTGATTCGGATGCTTGGTCAAGAAGAGGTCGATAGCATTTTGGCCGAACTCGGTGCCGTTGAGACCCGCTGCGACTTCTGTGGCATGCAATACCGTTTTGATGCGGTTGACTGCAAACAAGCATTGACTAGTGCAACGCTTAGCGATGCCGTACGACCGGCTTCCAAGGGGCATTAA